One Leopardus geoffroyi isolate Oge1 chromosome C1, O.geoffroyi_Oge1_pat1.0, whole genome shotgun sequence DNA segment encodes these proteins:
- the ZNF687 gene encoding zinc finger protein 687 produces the protein MGDMKTPDFDDLLAAFDIPDIDANEAIHSGPEENEGPGDSGKPEPSVGGESGEATAAAARDGPEIPAQASDHGLPPPDISAVSVIVKNTVCPEQPESPAGSSGGDGTRAVGVTKEGPVGHRLMQNGFGGPESSLPGTPHSPAPPSGGTWKEKAMEGKAPLDLFAHFGPEPGEHPDPLPPAAPSPPQEGAMTPPPFSSPFELSRENGPALMSSGSPPPLGTLKQDSCSPIHPPGLAGLGSGSSPEAMDIPAGASPPQVAGVPFFKQSPGHQSPPASPRVPRCQPLKEEEEEGPVAKSSPRSPQSPSSGAEAADEDSNDSPASSSSSRPLKVRIKTIKTSCGNITRTVTRVPSDPEPPAPLAEGTLLAEAGLLKLSPAPPTPEGPKVVSVQLGDGTRLKGTVLPVATIQNASTAMLMAASVARKAVVLPGGAATSPKTMAKNVLGLVPQTLPKAEGRVGLGAGGQKVNGASVVMVQPSKPAPGPGVGGGTVISRTQSSLVEAFNKVLNSKNLLPAYRPNLSPPAEAGLALPPTGYRCLECGDAFSLEKSLARHYDRRSMRIEVTCNHCARRLVFFNKCSLLLHAREHKDKGLVMQCSHLVMRPVALDQMVGQPDITPLLAVPPALGPPALPALGKGDGAITAAITAVPAEAPVLPLSSEPPAAPATSAYTCFRCLECKEQCRDKAGMAAHFQQLGPPAPGANSTVCPTCPMMLPNRCSFSAHQRMHKNRPPHVCPECGGNFLQANFQTHLREACLHLSRRVGYRCPSCAVVFGGVNSIKSHIQTSHCEVFHKCPICPMAFKSAPSAHAHLYTQHPSFHAQQAKMIYKCAMCDTVFTHKPLLSSHFDQHLLPQRVSVFKCPSCPLLFAQKRTMLDHLKNTHQSGRQGEDTAGKGAAGALTTPKAETEELALSRGGTTVPTEESSSSSEEEELPSSPSPPRPTKRPRRELGSKSIKGGGGGGPGGWTCGLCHSWFPERDEYVAHMKKEHGKSVKKFPCRLCERSFCSAPSLRRHVRVNHEGIKRVYPCRYCTEGKRTFSSRLILEKHVQVRHGLPLGSQSPGRGSTLARGPGARAQGPGRKRRQSSDSCSEEPDSTTPPAKSPRGGPSSGGHGPLRYRSGGSVEQSLMVGLRVDGGAQQCLDCGLCFASPGSLSRHRFISHKKKRGVGGASALGLGDGEEVPPPLRSDPEGGESPLPTSGGPLTCKVCGKSCDSPLNLKTHFRTHGMAFIRARQGGSGDN, from the exons ATGGGGGACATGAAGACCCCTGATTTCGACGACCTCCTTGCTGCCTTTGACATCCCTGACATTGATGCGAATGAAGCCATCCACTCTGGGCCAGAAGAAAATGAGGGGCCCGGAGACTCAGGGAAGCCAGAACCCAGCGTAGGGGGTGAATCTGGAGAGGCAACAGCAGCAGCTGCCCGGGATGGCCCCGAGATTCCAGCCCAGGCCTCTGATCATGGCCTGCCACCCCCAGACATCTCAGCAGTCAGCGTCATTGTCAAGAACACTGTGTGTCCCGAGCAGCCCGAGTCCCCGGCTGGAAGTTCAGGAGGGGACGGGACCCGGGCTGTGGGGGTGACTAAGGAAGGGCCTGTGGGACATCGTCTGATGCAGAATGGTTTTGGGGGCCCTGAGTCATCCCTTCCAGGTACACCCCACTCTCCAGCTCCTCCCAGTGGGGGTACCTGGAAAGAAAAAGCCATGGAAGGCAAAGCTCCTTTGGACCTTTTTGCTCATTTTGGGCCTGAGCCAGGGGAGCACCCTGATCCCCTCCCTCCCGCTGCACCCTCCCCGCCTCAGGAAGGGGCCATGAccccacctcctttctcttctccctttgagCTGTCCCGGGAGAATGGCCCAGCTTTGATGTCGTCTGGTTCTCCCCCACCGCTGGGGACCTTGAAGCAAGACAGCTGCAGCCCCATTCATCCTCCGGGCCTAGCAGGGCTAGGCTCTGGCTCTAGCCCTGAGGCCATGGACATTCCTGCCGGCGCCTCACCTCCCCAGGTTGCGGGGGTGCCCTTCTTCAAGCAGTCTCCAGGGCATCAgagccctcctgcctcccccagagTGCCCCGCTGTCAGCCcctgaaggaagaggaggaggaggggccggtGGCCAAGTCTTCCCCCAGAAGTCCCCAGAGTCCCTCTAGTGGAGCCGAGGCCGCAGATGAGGACAGCAACGactcccctgcctcttccagctcctcaAGGCCTCTCAAGGTGCGGATCAAGACCATTAAAACGTCCTGCGGGAATATCACAAGGACGGTAACCCGGGTCCCGTCAGATCCCGAACCTCCTGCCCCCTTGGCCGAAGGGACCCTCCTAGCTGAGGCTGGCCTCCTGAAGCTATCCCCCGCGCCCCCGACCCCTGAGGGTCCAAAGGTGGTGAGCGTCCAGCTGGGTGACGGTACCCGGCTAAAAGGCACCGTGCTTCCTGTGGCCACCATCCAGAACGCAAGTACGGCCATGCTGATGGCGGCCAGCGTGGCCCGCAAGGCCGTGGTTCTGCCTGGAGGTGCTGCCACCAGCCCTAAGACGATGGCTAAGAATGTGCTAGGTCTGGTGCCCCAAACCTTGCCCAAGGCTGAGGggcgggtggggctgggggctggggggcagaagGTGAACGGTGCCTCGGTGGTGATGGTACAGCCCTCCAAGCCGGCCCCCGGGCCTGGGGTGGGCGGTGGCACGGTGATCTCACGGACTCAGTCTAGCCTGGTAGAGGCCTTCAACAAGGTCCTCAATAGCAAGAACCTGCTGCCTGCCTACCGGCCCAACCTGAGTCCTCCGGCCGAGGCCGGGCTGGCCCTGCCTCCAACCGGCTACCGCTGCCTTGAGTGTGGGGATGCCTTCTCACTGGAGAAGAGCCTGGCGAGGCACTATGACCGCCGGAGCATGCGCATCGAGGTCACCTGCAACCACTGCGCCCGCCGCCTGGTCTTCTTCAACAAGTGCAGCCTGCTGCTGCATGCCCGAGAGCACAAGGACAAAGGACTCGTCATGCAGTGCTCACACCTGGTCATGAGGCCCGTTGCTCTGGACCAGATGGTGGGGCAGCCGGATATCACGCCCCTGCTGGCTGTCCCTCCTGCCCTCGGACCTCCAGCCTTGCCTGCCCTGGGCAAGGGGGACGGGGCCATCACCGCTGCCATTACCGCAGTTCCTGCCGAGGCCCCTGTGCTGCCGCTCTCCTCCGAGCCCCCTGCTGCCCCTGCCACCTCAGCTTACACGTGTTTTCGCTGCCTGGAGTGTAAGGAGCAGTGCCGGGACAAGGCGGGCATGGCTGCCCACTTCCAGCAGCTTGGGCCCCCCGCCCCTGGGGCCAACAGCACT GTGTGCCCCACCTGTCCCATGATGCTCCCCAATCGCTGCAGCTTCAGCGCCCACCAGCGTATGCATAAGAACCGGCCTCCCCACGTCTGCCCTGAGTGTGGGGGCAACTTCCTGCAAGCCAATTTCCAGACCCATCTCCGGGAGGCCTGTCTGCATTTGTCTCGCCGTGTGGGATACAG gtgccctagcTGCGCAGTGGTGTTTGGGGGTGTGAACTCCATCAAGTCCCACATCCAGACGTCGCACTGCGAGGTTTTCCACAAGTGCCCCATCTGCCCCATGGCCTTCAAGTCTGCACCCAGCGCCCACGCCCACCTGTACACCCAGCACCCCAGCTTCCATGCGCAGCAGGCCAA GATGATCTACAAGTGCGCCATGTGTGACACGGTCTTCACTCACAaacccctcctctcctcacactTCGACCAGCACCTGCTGCCCCAGCGTGTCAGCGTCTTCAAGTGCCCGTCTTGTCCTCTGCTTTTTGCCCAAAAAAGGACCATGCTGGATCATCTCAAG AACACCCATCAGTCCGGGCGCCAGGGGGAGGACACTGCTGGGAAAGGGGCCGCGGGTGCCCTAACGACCCCCAAGGCTGAGACCGAGGAGCTGGCTCTGTCTCGGGGAGGAACAACCGTCCCCACTGAGGAGTCGTCTTCATCCTCGGAAGAGGAAGAACTACCCagctccccctcaccccctcgCCCAACCAAACGGCCCCGGCGGGAGCTAGGGAGCAAAAGCATCaagggtggtgggggcgggggccctGGAGGCTGGACCTGTGGCCTTTGTCACTCCTGGTTCCCCGAGCGAGATGAGTATGTGGCTCACATGAAGAAGGAGCATGGCAAG TCTGTGAAAAAGTTTCCCTGTCGCCTGTGTGAGCGCTCCTTCTGTTCCGCCCCCAGCCTGAGGCGCCACGTCAGGGTCAATCATGAGGGGATCAAGCGAGTTTACCCATGCAG GTATTGCACAGAGGGAAAACGCACCTTCAGCAGCCGCCTGATCCTGGAGAAACACGTCCAGGTTCGGCATGGCTTGCCACTCGGGTCCCAGTCCCCTGGCCGGGGGAGCACCCTGGCTCGGGGCCCCGGTGCCAGAGCCCAG GGGCCAGGACGGAAACGCCGCCAGTCCTCTGATTCTTGTAGTGAGGAGCCTGACAGCACAACACCCCCGGCCAAGTCCCCCAGGGGTGGGCCCAGCTCAGGAGGCCACGGGCCCCTGCGTTACCGGAGTGGTGGCTCAGTGGAGCAGAGCCTTATGGTGGGGTTGAGGGTGGATGGCGGTGCCCAGCAGTGCCTCGACTGTGGCTTGTGCTTCGCCTCCCCGGGCTCGCTGAGCCGGCACCGTTTcatcagccacaaaaagaaacgGGGTGTGGGTGGTGCCAGTGCCCTGGGCCTGGGTGATGGGGAAGAGGTCCCTCCTCCACTGAGGTCTGATCCAGAGGGTGGAGAGTCCCCCTTGCCTACCTCTGGGGGCCCGCTCACCTGTAAGGTCTGTGGCAAGAGCTGCGACAGCCCCCTCAACCTCAAGACCCATTTTCGCACACACGGCATGGCATTCATCAGGGCTCGGCAAGGGGGCAGTGGGGACAACTAG